The Victivallis sp. Marseille-Q1083 DNA window CCCGCAGATCGAGCAGAAAAATTTTTCCGAGCGTCACCACGAACATACCCAGCCCGGCATACCGGGCCGCCGCATTGCGCCGGACGATGCCGAACACGGTCAGCCCCAGCGCCCAGGCGCCCCACCAGACCGACAAGCCGCCCAGCCGGAACTCCGCCAGATAATGCTGCAGCAGCGTATTGACCTCCAGACTGCTGTAGATGAAGAACAGTACCGTTCCGCTCAAGCCGAAGAACCAGCGTTCCTCCTTCAGCAGCCTCCGGCGGCTTCCCAGCCAGTAAAACACCGCGCCGACCGACAGCACTTCCGCCAGCCGGATCGCCAGGCCGCCCAGTTGATAGTGCCAACCGAAACAGGCGTGCTGCAATTGCCAGAACGCCAAATCCCGCGCCAGCATCGTCAGCACAGCACCGCGCCGCCGCCGGCCAGCAGATTGCGGACGAACGTTTCCCGGCATTGGAAACTCTTCCAGTAGAGAAAACCCATGCCTCCCAGGATCACCCAGGGCTGCAGCAGCAGCCGCAACGGCGGATAAACCGTCTGGCTCATATAATAGCTCTCCATCAGCAGATAGCAAATGCTGCAGGCGAAAGTACTCCACCACATTACCTCGGCTCCCCAGCCGTGGTTGATCTCATGCAGATCATTGCCGGATTCCAACTGTTTTTCCGGCGTCAGTTTTTTCAGCAGCCAGCAGCCGGCCAGCAAAGCCAGCGCATACAGACCGAAATTCCAGAACCGGTCCGACAAGCCGTCCCAATATATTCCGCCCGACCGATCGATAACCCGGGCCGGAAAATACCACAACAGCCGGCCGGCGGTGACGGCATACAGCAGATAGGCCAGATACCGCAGGAAGTTGCTGCCGATTTTGATGCTCAGATAAAGCATCAGCACCGCCTGGATCGCCCAGGCCGCCGCCAGATAACGGCCGGACAGCAGCAGCGGAAAGGTCAAGGCCAGATTGAACGCCGCCAACGAAAACAGTGACAGCAACAGGTTGCGGTCGCGAATGCGGCGATGCAGGAAAACGACGATGCCGACGATATAGAATACCGCCAGCGCCACCGTGATCAGCGAAGCGGTCTCCTTGTCGGCATACCGAATCGTCAGCGGCAGCGCCAAAGCCAGGTAAATGATCATATCGGCCAGCAGCAGCAGCAGTTCCAGCGCATTGATCTGCAAGGCGTGGAACATATTGTAAGCAATCGCCTGCAGACTGAACAGCACGAACGAGGCGCTCAGGAAAGCGATCAGCACCGGATAATCGGTCTCCGGCACATACCAACTGCCGTTCATCAGCAACATGCTCCAGCCGTAAGCGGCCAAGAAGCTGACGATCGTCAGCAGCTTCCAGTTGCGGAAACGCGCCAGGACGGTCACGCCGAGGCCGAGCAGCAGCAGATAGCCGAACAAACCGATGAGATTCCGGTGCCCGCTGTCCAGCACCGCCGGCGTCAGATAACCGCCCAGCGTACCGATCAGCGCCACCAGCAGCGCATTGAACCGTACCGCCGCCACGCCGGCGGCCAGCGTAATCAGCGACATCGCGCCGAACGCCACGCCGAAGGAAATCAGCCCGTACATTTCATAGGCGGCGAACACGCTGAAATAAAGCGTGGCAAAACCGCCGCCCAAGAGGCCGATGCCGATCAAATGGTATCTGCGGCGCGCCAGCCGCATCCCGCAGATCAACATCACCATGCCGGCCGACACCG harbors:
- a CDS encoding DUF2339 domain-containing protein, with the protein product MDGIFAVILLGLLIVILNQNRQVLAQLRALRRHLRVPEEKAGEYWRGRSRTTLANTGWAGRETHSGAGPEPDEATVEAAGLEEEIDHDRSAERVAAEAAVLEAAVKPVVTAMAAAEAGPAKCEAPEPSSGVGAVESAPEQWTASAGPRQRNEFEAKALETLKQIWNWLIVGEEFRSGRMAAEYAIATTWLVRGAILALLTGVGFFLKYSIENGLLNETMRVVLSVSAGMVMLICGMRLARRRYHLIGIGLLGGGFATLYFSVFAAYEMYGLISFGVAFGAMSLITLAAGVAAVRFNALLVALIGTLGGYLTPAVLDSGHRNLIGLFGYLLLLGLGVTVLARFRNWKLLTIVSFLAAYGWSMLLMNGSWYVPETDYPVLIAFLSASFVLFSLQAIAYNMFHALQINALELLLLLADMIIYLALALPLTIRYADKETASLITVALAVFYIVGIVVFLHRRIRDRNLLLSLFSLAAFNLALTFPLLLSGRYLAAAWAIQAVLMLYLSIKIGSNFLRYLAYLLYAVTAGRLLWYFPARVIDRSGGIYWDGLSDRFWNFGLYALALLAGCWLLKKLTPEKQLESGNDLHEINHGWGAEVMWWSTFACSICYLLMESYYMSQTVYPPLRLLLQPWVILGGMGFLYWKSFQCRETFVRNLLAGGGAVLC
- a CDS encoding DUF2339 domain-containing protein, yielding MPGNVRPQSAGRRRRGAVLTMLARDLAFWQLQHACFGWHYQLGGLAIRLAEVLSVGAVFYWLGSRRRLLKEERWFFGLSGTVLFFIYSSLEVNTLLQHYLAEFRLGGLSVWWGAWALGLTVFGIVRRNAAARYAGLGMFVVTLGKIFLLDLRDIPTPAKVVAFVLLGLVMLAGAFVYIKFKDNFDRTEPANQ